A genomic window from Silene latifolia isolate original U9 population chromosome 11, ASM4854445v1, whole genome shotgun sequence includes:
- the LOC141612729 gene encoding alpha-galactosidase-like, which produces MVHLRTLLWSLVSMVLQLGITHGARVLHNNNNGSFQIVPQRRSLVENGIALTPQMGWNSWNHFGCNVDEQMIRQTADAMVSKGLAALGYKYINIDDCWAEQSRDSQGFLVPKASRFPSGMKALADYVHSKGLKLGIYSDAGVQTCSKTMPGSLYHEDQDAKTFASWGIDYLKYDNCENKGISAKERYPVMSMALKNSGREIFFSLCEWGEEDPAMWARGVGNSWRTTTDIQDNWDRMVTIADENDRWHATASPGGWNDPDMLEVGNGGMTTAEYRSHFSIWALAKAPLLIGCDLRSMDEVTLEILSNKDVISVNQDEVGIQGRKIKKNGDLEVWGGPLANTRVAIVFWNKGPSPATISVDLKDVYIPPTVSVDVRDLWTQRTLWPVRGELSAQVNPHDVKMFILTPTKATHP; this is translated from the exons ATGGTACATCTAAGGACACTTTTATGGTCACTCGTATCGATGGTCTTGCAATTAGGGATTACACACGGAGCTCGTGTTCTTCACAACAATAATAACGGGTCATTCCAAATTGTTCCTCAAAGGCGTAGTCTTGTTGAGAATGGCATCGCTCTTACACCACAAATGGG GTGGAACAGTTGGAACCATTTTGGTTGCAATGTTGATGAGCAAATGATACGACAAACAG cTGATGCTATGGTGTCCAAAGGACTAGCAGCCTTAGGATACAAGTACATTAACATAG ATGATTGCTGGGCAGAACAAAGCAGAGATTCTCAG GGATTTTTGGTTCCGAAAGCATCAAGATTTCCATCAGGAATGAAAGCATTAGCAGATTATGTTCATAGCAAAGGACTTAAACTCGGAATTTACTCTGATGCAGG AGTTCAAACGTGCAGTAAGACTATGCCAGGATCACTTTACCATGAAGATCAAGATGCAAAGACCTTTGCTTCATGG GGTATTGATTACTTGAAGTATGACAACTGTGAAAACAAGGGTATAAGTGCAAAAGAAAG GTACCCTGTGatgagtatggccttaaagaacAGTGGCAGAGAGATATTCTTCTCGTTATGTGAATG GGGAGAAGAAGATCCAGCAATGTGGGCAAGAGGTGTTGGCAATAGTTGGAGAACAACAACTGATATTCAAGATAATTGGGATAG GATGGTAACTATAGCAGATGAAAATGACAGATGGCACGCAACAGCTAGTCCGGGAGGATGGAACG ACCCAGACATGCTTGAAGTAGGCAATGGAGGAATGACAACGGCCGAGTATCGATCTCACTTTAGCATATGGGCATTAGCCAAG GCTccattgttgattggttgtgacTTGCGGTCAATGGATGAAGTAACTTTGGAAATACTAAGCAACAAGGATGTCATTTCTGTCAATCAAG ATGAAGTCGGAATTCAAGGAAGAAAGATTAAGAAAAACGGTGATCTTGAG GTGTGGGGTGGTCCATTAGCAAATACGAGGGTGGCGATTGTTTTCTGGAATAAAGGTCCTTCACCAGCGACTATTTCAGTTGATTTGAAGGATGTATACATACCACCAACAGTTAGCGTTGATGTTCGGGATTTATGGACG CAAAGAACCTTATGGCCAGTGCGAGGCGAACTTTCTGCTCAAGTGAATCCGCATGATGTTAAAATGTTCATCTTGACACCAACTAAGGCAACTCATCCCTAA